The genomic interval TGACGAAACGCTCAACGCCGCGGTCGCCGCGAGCGCGGCGGGAGATGAACTCGTCATCTCCGGACCGTGCCTCATCAACTCGACGATTCGTCTTCGCGGTCAGCGTGCGTACCGAGGTGGAGAACCCTCGGGCACGGTCATCCGGCAGGCGAACGGGGCCAACCTCGTGGCGCTGATGGCCAGTGACACCTGGCTGGATGCGCAGACCTTCACGGGCGACCCGGTGAGCGTGAAGAACCTCACGCTGGAGGGCAATGCGAGCAACAATCCCAGCAAGGCCACCGACGGCATCGTGTTGATGTCATGGAACTCCACGGTGGAGAACCTGCGCATCAACCACATGCGCGGCTCGGGCATCCGCCTCACCAACACCCATAGCGCGGGGGCACCCATCGTCAACACGCAGGTGAACGGGCGAATCGTCCACAACTTCATCAGCGACTCGGGACTCCATGGTGTGTACGTCCAGGACTCCGGCAACTCCGTCACGGATTGGGACCTCATCGACAACTGGATTGCGGACTCGGGCGAGAGCGCCATTCGCATGGAGAACGCGGCGGGCTGGAAGGTGCGAGGCAATCACCTCTACGGCGTGGGTCAGTCGGCGCTCGTCGCGCGCCGGATGTTCGGCACCACCCTCGCAGACAACTACGTCGAGGGATTCGGCGAGGGCACCACCGCGGGGACGTGGGCGGGCATCGACGTCACGGTGCAGGGGGACGCGGCCTCGGTCATCTCCGACAACAAGGTCTTCAACTTCGGAGGTGAGCCCAACGCCGCCTCTCGCTACCACTACCTGTCCATCGGTCAGGTCAACTACGGCACGGGCTTCGTCTCGGTGACGGGGAACGTCATCCGAGGCAACGGTGGCACGACAAGCCGGGGCTTGAGCTACGAGAAGGGCAGTGGAACGGCGTTGACCGTGACATCCACGGGCAACCTCGTCACGGGTGTCGGTACCTCTCGCCACGTGGGAACGGGCGTCACCGTCACCTCCGGGCAGTGAGGGCAGGGAGGCTGGCCTTGGCCTCCCAGGTGAATGACAAAGGTGGCGCCGCTCGTGTGGCGTGTGGACGCGGGAGAGGAGGCTGCTCCTCTCGCCCTGGCTCATTCATGAGCGGCGACACGTGCGGGCGTCTCGGTGCTGGTGGCACGGGGCGTCAGCTTCGGCGCGAACTTCGCGCGGTAGTACCGCACCCACAGCCTGAGCCCCGTGACGCCCACCACGGTGGGGGCGAGGAACACCGCGAGCTGCATTCCCTCGATGCCCAGGTGCCGGGCGTTGACCACGAGCACCGCCGTCAGCGTCGCGATGCCCGAGCCGATCATCGCGCCCATGTGCTCGAACCACCAGTGCATGCGCTCCTGGGGCGCTCGAAGCCAATACCGGAGCGATGAACCTCCCAGGACGATTCCCACGAGCGAGAAGCCCCACAGCAGGGGGATATCCACGGCGAGCCCCCACGCCCCCGTGAACAGCCCGAGCCCGAGCGTCAGCGCGGAGAGCCCGAGGTCAAAGAGGTTGCGGTTCGGCGTCGTCCGAGCGCGGGTGCGCAACACTCGCACGCCCATGGACACGGACGTGCCGCTCAAGGCACTCAGGTAGATGAAGAAGAGGGCGGTTGAACGCTCGGCCGGCCCCTGTGTGAACCGCCAACCGGAGATGAGCAGGCCCGTGAGGCAGACGACGAGCATCGCGGCCACGTAGACCCAACCCACGCGCCGGTGGAGTGTGCTCCCCTTGCGTGCGACCAGCGGCAACCACAGCGCGGTGAATCCGATGACTCCCGCGGTGATGTGGAGCGTGCGAGCAATGACATCGAGCGACATGCGGCCCTCCCGGGTGAAGCGAGACGGGGGCCAAGGTACGCAAGCGCTCGGTGGGCCACATCGGCGGGAAGTCACGGAGTCACGCTGTGACTTCCGGCACATGTCCACCCACCGGAGCGAGGCCCTATGCTGCGCATCCATGGCCTTGAGTCACCACACGAGGAAGACAGCCTCGGTCCAGCGGTTGTTGCTGGTGGCCGGAGTGCTCACGTGGGGAGTGGTCGGCGCCACTCGCGGCGAGGAGATTCTGCGCAACCCCTCGCTGCTCGCATCACTCCGGGAGCTCGTCTGGTTCATCGCGTTCGTCTCGTTCGGTGTGGCGTACTGGCGCAGCGCCCGGGCACGAGGCGAGGGCGATTTGCTGTGGCTGGGCGTGCAGTCGGTGGCGGCGCTCGCCGTCATCGGCACTGGCGGAACGGGGGTGGAGGGCGCGTTGCTCGCCATCGTCGCGGCGCAGGTCGCCGAGTCGATGCCCCAACGCATGGCGACGGCCTGGGTCGTCGCGCAGTCCGTGGCCATGTTGTGCGTCTTCCTGGTTCTCTATTCGCTGGAGCGCGCGCTGCTCCAGACGCTCATCTTCGTCGGCTTTCAGGGCTTCACGCTGGGCTCGACCATCGTCATGGTCCGGGAGGCCCTCGGGCGAGCCGAGTTGGCGCGTCTGCATGTGGAACTCCATTCCGCGCAGGCGTTGCTCGCCGCCCGGGAGCGGGAAGGGGAGCGATTGCGCATCGCTCGCGAGCTGCACGACTCCCTGGGCCATCACCTCACGGCCCTGTCGCTCAACCTGGAAGCCGCTGTGTACACCGCGAGGGAGCCGGACTCGCTCGAGCATCTGCGGCGCGCTCGCGAAGCCTCGCGTGTGCTGATGGCGGAGGTTCGTCAGTCGGTGTCCGCGCTGCGGGAGTCCCCCACGCCTCTGCTCGAGACACTTCGTGAACTCGCTCAAGGCGCACCCGGGCTCACCGTCCATCTCGATGTGCCGGGGGCGCTGGTGCTCGCTTCAGCGGAGGCGACGCATTCGCTCATCCGCTGCGTCCAGGAGGTCCTCACGAACACACTCCGTCACGCGCAGGCGACGCAGCTCTGGGTGCGCATCACCTCCGAGGCGGACGGTGGCGTTCGGGTCCTCACTCGGGATGACGGCCAGGGCGCGAATGCCCCCACGCCAGGGGCGGGGTTGCGAGGGATGCGTGAGCGCTTCGTGCGCCTGGGAGGCCATGTGGAGTGGCGTGCGACGGTGGGACGGGGATGGGAGCTGGAGGCCTGGCTGCCGGCGGCATGTGAGGCGGAGGCGTCGTGAGTCGCGCCGGCTCATGGAGTGAGCGCCGCTGTCGTGGGGCAGGATGGCGCCGCGGATGATTCGAATCGTCCTGGTGGATGACCACGCGCTGGTACGGCAAGGGCTCCGCAGCCTGCTGGACCTCACGCCGGACCTGCGGGTCGTGGGCGAAGCGGTGGACGGCGAGGATGCGCTGGCGAAGGTGGCCGCGTTGGTCCCCGACGTCGTGTTGATGGACGTGCGCATGCCACGCATGTCGGGCCTGGAGGCCTTGAGGCAGCTGCGCCGTGAGCCAGTGAACTGGCGCGTGGTGCTGCTCACCACCTTCGACGAGGACACGGCCATCGTCGAGGCGCTGCGTGCCAGGGTGCAGGGCTTCCTGCTCAAGGACGTGTCCTTGGAGGAACTCGCGGATGCCATCCGCAGGGTCCACGCTGGAGAGACGCTGCTGCCTCCTGGTGTCGCGGAGCGCGTGGCGCGGGGGCTCGCGGACCTGGGCCGGGACTTCCCGCACGCGGAGCTTCCCGAGGGACTCACCCGTCGCGAGGTCGAGGTGCTGCGCCTCATCGCCCGGGGCCTGAGCAATCGCGAGATTGCCCATGCGCTCGGGACGGCCGAGGGCACCGTGAAGAACCAGACCTCCAGCATCCTGTCGAAGCTCGGCGTGAGGGACAGGACCCGCGCGGTGCTCCGGGCCATGGAGCTTGGCTGCCTGTAGGTCGGACATCCCTCTTGGGACATCTCGGGGTTCTGAGGCAACCTGCTGAATCACGTGTCGTCCAACGTTATGTGCGCTGGACGAGGGGCCCTTCGTCATGGGTTCACGGGATGCAGGACGTAGGAGATTGCCGATGGCTCCACAGCGCGGACCTTCCCAGCTCGACCTCTTCACGGGGGCACCCGTGGAGGCGCCCACTCGGGGCCGTGGACGCTCGCAGCCCGTGGAGCCCGCGCCGGTACCGGAGGCCCTGGCCACGCTGGGCCGCGAGCTTCCCCAGGGCGTCTACCTGGGCACCTCGTCGTGGACGTTCCCGGGTTGGAATGGCCTCGTCTATGACCATGAGGCCGCCGCGTCGCAGCTCGCGCGCGAGGGCCTGGGCGCCTACGCGCGTCACCCCGTCCTGCGCACGGTGGGCATCGACCGAACGTTCTACGGCCCCATCACCGCCGAGGCCTTCGCCGACTACGCCGAGCAGGTCCCCTCGGACTTCCGCTTCCTCGCGAAGGCCCATGAGGTCTGCACCCTGGCGCGCTTTCCCACCCATGAGCGCTATGGCGCGCAGCGGGGCCAGCTCAACGAGCGATTCCTGAACGCGTCATACGCGGAGGAGTTCGTGGTGCGCCCGTTCGTCGAGGGACTGGGTGACAAGGGCGGCCCGCTCGTCTTCCAGTTCCCGCCGCAGGACCCGCAGGTGCTCGGGGGCGTCGCGCGCTTCGTCGAGCGGCTGCATGCGTTCCTCACCGCGCTGCCCAAGGGCCCGCTGTACGCGGTGGAGGTGCGCAACGAGGAGCTGTTGACGGAGGGCTTCGCGCAGGCGCTGGCGGATGTGGGCGCAAGTCCCGTGCTGGCCATCTGGGCGCACATGCCGAACATGGGCTTGCAGGCCAAGCGCACGCGAGCGTTGGACGCGCGGGCGCTGGTGGTGCGGTGGATGCTGCCGCCGAACCTTGGCTACGAGGAGGCTCGAGCCCGCTACGCGCCCTTCAACCGTCTGGTGGACGAAGATGTGCCCACCCGGGACTTGCTGGCGCGAGCGTGCCTCGCGGGCCTGCGCCGCGAGCGTCCCGTCTTCGTCACCATCAACAACAAAGCCGAGGGAAGCGCGCCACTGTCCGCCATCAAACTGGCGGAACGTATCGTCTCAGGCAGGACCCAGGAGGGGAGCCAGCGGAGCGTCGTGTCATGAACGCCCCTTGCCTCCGCGCACAAGTCTTGCTTACTTGATGGGGCATGAACTCCGTCCTGGTTGCGGCGCTGGTGGTTCAGATGACGACAGCCGGAGGCGCGGGCGCTCGCGATGACCGAGCAGGCGAGCGCAACGACGCCGCGGCGGATGACCTGCAGAAGAACCTGTCCGCGTTGAAGCAAGAGCTCTCCGAGGTGTCCGAGCAGTACCGGGTGGCCCGGGAGCGGCGGCGGCAGGAAGCGGAGCGCAAGAAGCGAGAGTCGGGGGAGTGGACGAATGAGCCCGCGGCGACAACCCCCTCTGGCACCCGGCGAGGACTTGCTCCCTCCGGAGGGAACGGAACCCCCGCCCGCTGAGGACGAGGTCGTCGAGCTCCCCATCGACGGTAATCTCGACCTGCACTTTTTTCACCCCCGCGAGGTCAAGCCCCTCGTCATCGAGTACCTCTGGGCCTGCCGCCAGAAGGGGTTGCTCGACGTGCGCATCATCCATGGCAAGGGGACGGGCGCGTTGCGCCGCACGGTGCATGCGCTGCTTCCCAAGCTCGAGGAGGTCGAGTCCTTCCGTTCCGCCTCGGAGGCGGACGGGGGCTGGGGCGCGACGTGGGTGCGGCTCAAGCCGCAAGCCGCTCAGGACAGCCAGAAGTAGGCGGAGGCGATGAGCGAGCGCTTCTCGGCCACCTTGGCCTTCTGGGCGAGCTCTGCGAGCTGGCGGTCCTTGGAGGCGTAGCGCTTCTCCTCCTCGTTGCGCAGCGAGGACAGCTTGCGGCGGTACTCGCGCTCCAGGCGGTCCGCGTGGGCCCGGGCCTTCGCGCGCTCGGCGACGTCCTCGACCGGGGCCACCTGCTTGCGCGCTTCAATCCACTGCTGCCGCGCGGTCTCCACGGCCTCGCGCGACTCCATGAGGCAGTCCTCGACGTAGCGGTCCGCGCGCTCCTTGGCCTTGTCCAGCTCCAGGGCATTGCGGCGCTCGGCGGCGCGGATGATTTCATCCTTGGCCGTCATGAGCGACTGCTCCTGCATGAGCTGCACGGACACGGGCGCGGGCTGGCGGCGCTTCTCCTCCTTCGCCTCCAGCTTCACGAAGTGCGAGCCGTCCTGAAGGGGCAGGGCGCGGAAGTTGCCCTCGCGATCCTTCACCAGCACCAGGTGGACGACCTTCTCCTCGGGCTTCAGGCCCGTCGTCTCGAACTTGTAGGCGAACCACCAGCCCTCGCTGCCGGCCAGTCGCGCCAGGCGTGAGGGAAGGCCCGCGGCGTCGAGCTGGAGGTAGCTGACCGCGTCCTGCTTGCGCTCCTTGACGGCATAGGCGGCCTTGGCCACCTCCAGCCGACCGGACGCGCGGCTTCCCAGCACCGAGTTGGTGAGGGCGCGGGCCTCCTGCTGCCGCTTCGCGAGCGTCTCCTTCGTCTGCTCGTTCTGTCCGCGCAGGCGGCGGCGCACGTCGCCATCGAAGCGCTCCATCACCACCGAGCGCATCTGCGTCATGCGCTGGCTGATGCGCTGCTCCAGGTCCGAGCGCAGCTTGTCGAACGCGGTGTTGATGTCCTCGGGCTTGCGGCAGGACTGGTAGATGTCCAGCACGCGGCGCTCGAAGTCGACGCCGCTCTCCAGCGCGCCCAGGATTTCGTCGGAGGCGCCGAACACGCCGTCGAAGAGGTTGAGCTTCTTCTCCAACAGCTCGAACAGGCGCGCGTCCGCGGCGTTCATGCGGTTGAGGAAGTTGATGACCAGCACGTCCCGCTGCTGTCCGTACCGGTGGCAGCGGCCGATGCGCTGCTCCACGCGCTGCGGGTTCCAGGGCAGGTCGTAGTTCACCACCAGGTTGCAGAACTGGAGGTTGAGGCCCTCGGCGCCGGCCTCCGTGCAGATGAGGATCTGCGTCTTGTTGCGGAACTCATCCACCAGCGCGCGCCGCTCCTCGGGCGTGCCGGCCATGTCTCCGGAGAGGAGTGAAATCTTCCCCTGGTAGCCGCTCTCCGACAGCAGGTTGAAGAGGTACTGCTGCGTGCGCTTGGACTCGGTGAAGATGAGCGCCTTGACGGGCCAGCCGTGCGACTGCATCACGCCGAAGGTGCGGTCCAGGCCGCGCTT from Myxococcus stipitatus carries:
- a CDS encoding right-handed parallel beta-helix repeat-containing protein, with the protein product MHTPSSLDRRSLRSSLARLAQPLAVALLLPLPVLAAQVPVQCNNTVSDDETLNAAVAASAAGDELVISGPCLINSTIRLRGQRAYRGGEPSGTVIRQANGANLVALMASDTWLDAQTFTGDPVSVKNLTLEGNASNNPSKATDGIVLMSWNSTVENLRINHMRGSGIRLTNTHSAGAPIVNTQVNGRIVHNFISDSGLHGVYVQDSGNSVTDWDLIDNWIADSGESAIRMENAAGWKVRGNHLYGVGQSALVARRMFGTTLADNYVEGFGEGTTAGTWAGIDVTVQGDAASVISDNKVFNFGGEPNAASRYHYLSIGQVNYGTGFVSVTGNVIRGNGGTTSRGLSYEKGSGTALTVTSTGNLVTGVGTSRHVGTGVTVTSGQ
- a CDS encoding sensor histidine kinase, whose amino-acid sequence is MALSHHTRKTASVQRLLLVAGVLTWGVVGATRGEEILRNPSLLASLRELVWFIAFVSFGVAYWRSARARGEGDLLWLGVQSVAALAVIGTGGTGVEGALLAIVAAQVAESMPQRMATAWVVAQSVAMLCVFLVLYSLERALLQTLIFVGFQGFTLGSTIVMVREALGRAELARLHVELHSAQALLAAREREGERLRIARELHDSLGHHLTALSLNLEAAVYTAREPDSLEHLRRAREASRVLMAEVRQSVSALRESPTPLLETLRELAQGAPGLTVHLDVPGALVLASAEATHSLIRCVQEVLTNTLRHAQATQLWVRITSEADGGVRVLTRDDGQGANAPTPGAGLRGMRERFVRLGGHVEWRATVGRGWELEAWLPAACEAEAS
- a CDS encoding response regulator transcription factor; amino-acid sequence: MIRIVLVDDHALVRQGLRSLLDLTPDLRVVGEAVDGEDALAKVAALVPDVVLMDVRMPRMSGLEALRQLRREPVNWRVVLLTTFDEDTAIVEALRARVQGFLLKDVSLEELADAIRRVHAGETLLPPGVAERVARGLADLGRDFPHAELPEGLTRREVEVLRLIARGLSNREIAHALGTAEGTVKNQTSSILSKLGVRDRTRAVLRAMELGCL
- a CDS encoding DUF72 domain-containing protein, with protein sequence MAPQRGPSQLDLFTGAPVEAPTRGRGRSQPVEPAPVPEALATLGRELPQGVYLGTSSWTFPGWNGLVYDHEAAASQLAREGLGAYARHPVLRTVGIDRTFYGPITAEAFADYAEQVPSDFRFLAKAHEVCTLARFPTHERYGAQRGQLNERFLNASYAEEFVVRPFVEGLGDKGGPLVFQFPPQDPQVLGGVARFVERLHAFLTALPKGPLYAVEVRNEELLTEGFAQALADVGASPVLAIWAHMPNMGLQAKRTRALDARALVVRWMLPPNLGYEEARARYAPFNRLVDEDVPTRDLLARACLAGLRRERPVFVTINNKAEGSAPLSAIKLAERIVSGRTQEGSQRSVVS
- a CDS encoding Smr/MutS family protein — encoded protein: MSPRRQPPLAPGEDLLPPEGTEPPPAEDEVVELPIDGNLDLHFFHPREVKPLVIEYLWACRQKGLLDVRIIHGKGTGALRRTVHALLPKLEEVESFRSASEADGGWGATWVRLKPQAAQDSQK
- a CDS encoding SNF2-related protein, which codes for METVLAEVARGLRVEVEADASVLAGGVESVEQPVRSLTPFHERLLAEELLARSGDTQQRLASALSEAKVDLNPHQVEGAMFALDSLSRGGCMLGDEVGLGKTIEAGLVIAQLMAEGKTRILILAPATLRAQWNSELREKFDLDSVLVDGRTVRATGNCFDQPFPVICSHPFAANKAHLTSEIPWDLIVIDEAHRLRNAHRANNKMGQALRASLAGKPKLLLTATPLQNDIMELFGLMSLLDEQILGPEHAFRSRYRVDEGGGMSEAAATELKERLAPVVQRTLRRQVREYVRYTNRRSIVEDFTPSPEEHDLYEKVSEYLQRSEAAAIEPGKKTLLTLCYRKLLASSTYAIAPTLRRLSDNLDKRLQAAKLGQKALAMFEPEEAKQFVEEGEEWSDDPAKAPNIRVLEQEVWELRQYADLADSIKVNAKGEALKRGLDRTFGVMQSHGWPVKALIFTESKRTQQYLFNLLSESGYQGKISLLSGDMAGTPEERRALVDEFRNKTQILICTEAGAEGLNLQFCNLVVNYDLPWNPQRVEQRIGRCHRYGQQRDVLVINFLNRMNAADARLFELLEKKLNLFDGVFGASDEILGALESGVDFERRVLDIYQSCRKPEDINTAFDKLRSDLEQRISQRMTQMRSVVMERFDGDVRRRLRGQNEQTKETLAKRQQEARALTNSVLGSRASGRLEVAKAAYAVKERKQDAVSYLQLDAAGLPSRLARLAGSEGWWFAYKFETTGLKPEEKVVHLVLVKDREGNFRALPLQDGSHFVKLEAKEEKRRQPAPVSVQLMQEQSLMTAKDEIIRAAERRNALELDKAKERADRYVEDCLMESREAVETARQQWIEARKQVAPVEDVAERAKARAHADRLEREYRRKLSSLRNEEEKRYASKDRQLAELAQKAKVAEKRSLIASAYFWLS